One stretch of Comamonas testosteroni DNA includes these proteins:
- a CDS encoding Bug family tripartite tricarboxylate transporter substrate binding protein has translation MVNTSRRRFLATSAACAASALPWHAAAAPAYPDKSVRVIVPFPAGGTTDVVARLTMQKLGEITGQSFVVDNKGGANGVIGSELAARAAPDGYTLLMNTAGAQTLSPVLYKTGYEALASFEPISHLCDVGFVVIARKDLPVNSMQELIAMAKQGRPLSASSGSSMISLITEQFKKVLEVPGIVNAQYKGTGPQMQAVVAGEVDFSFDSFTSVEMIRAGKVKALAVLLPQRAPTFSQVPTLRELGVSGMDFSSWSGLLAPKGTPQDIVGYLAQQMDRIMQMPDVLARLAGYNYLPRRSTPQEFGRLIAADHERWTRVVKETGITLG, from the coding sequence ATGGTGAATACCTCACGCCGCCGCTTTCTTGCCACCTCAGCTGCCTGTGCTGCCAGCGCGCTGCCCTGGCATGCAGCCGCTGCGCCAGCCTATCCGGACAAGTCGGTACGGGTCATCGTGCCGTTTCCTGCCGGAGGCACCACGGACGTGGTGGCGAGGCTGACCATGCAAAAGCTCGGCGAAATCACGGGGCAGTCCTTTGTGGTCGACAACAAGGGCGGCGCCAACGGGGTCATCGGCTCGGAGCTGGCGGCCCGCGCCGCACCCGATGGCTACACGCTGCTGATGAACACGGCGGGAGCGCAGACTCTGAGTCCCGTGCTCTACAAGACCGGCTACGAGGCGCTGGCCAGCTTCGAGCCCATCAGTCATCTATGCGATGTGGGCTTTGTGGTGATTGCGCGCAAGGACCTGCCCGTCAACAGCATGCAGGAGCTGATCGCCATGGCCAAGCAAGGCCGGCCGCTGAGCGCCTCCTCGGGCAGCAGCATGATTTCGCTGATCACCGAGCAGTTCAAGAAAGTGCTCGAGGTGCCCGGCATCGTCAATGCCCAGTACAAGGGCACGGGCCCGCAGATGCAGGCCGTGGTGGCGGGCGAGGTGGACTTCTCGTTCGACTCCTTCACCTCGGTGGAAATGATTCGCGCGGGCAAGGTCAAGGCCCTGGCCGTGCTGCTGCCCCAGCGGGCCCCGACCTTTTCCCAGGTACCCACGCTGCGCGAGCTGGGCGTCAGTGGCATGGATTTCAGTTCCTGGTCGGGCCTGCTGGCGCCCAAGGGAACGCCTCAGGACATCGTGGGCTATCTGGCCCAGCAGATGGACAGGATCATGCAGATGCCCGATGTGCTGGCCAGGCTCGCCGGCTACAACTACCTGCCGCGGCGCAGCACGCCCCAGGAGTTCGGGCGGCTCATCGCCGCCGACCACGAGCGCTGGACGCGCGTCGTCAAGGAAACGGGCATCACCCTGGGTTAG